One window from the genome of Micromonospora aurantiaca ATCC 27029 encodes:
- a CDS encoding carbohydrate ABC transporter permease, whose product MTTRRVVARAPQDTPAGLWTYLLLAVSMLFAAFPLYWMFVIATSDDEALAKLPPAVVPGDRFLTNVDEVFSLQDVYFAVSLVNSVIVSVVVTASVLFFCSLAGFAFAKLRFKGSRALMLFVVLTLTVPNQLGIVALYIVMGELGWNGTLLAVIAPGLVTAFGVFYMRQFIVNTVPDELIESARVDGATTMRVYATIVLPAIRPALAVLGLLTFVATWNDFQWPLITLSGTDYPTSMVAVSDLASGNYVIYRRVLAGAFIATVPLLVMLFIGGRQIVRGIMEGAVKS is encoded by the coding sequence GTGACGACGCGACGCGTGGTGGCCCGGGCGCCACAGGACACCCCGGCCGGGCTCTGGACCTACCTGCTCCTCGCGGTGAGCATGCTGTTCGCCGCGTTCCCGCTCTACTGGATGTTCGTCATCGCCACCAGCGACGACGAGGCGCTGGCGAAGCTGCCACCGGCTGTCGTACCGGGCGACCGCTTCCTCACCAACGTCGACGAGGTCTTCTCCCTCCAGGACGTCTACTTCGCCGTATCACTGGTCAACAGCGTCATCGTCTCGGTGGTGGTGACCGCCTCGGTGCTGTTCTTCTGCTCACTGGCCGGCTTCGCCTTCGCCAAGCTGCGCTTCAAGGGCAGCCGCGCGCTCATGCTGTTCGTGGTGCTCACGCTCACCGTGCCCAACCAGCTCGGCATCGTCGCGCTCTACATCGTGATGGGCGAGCTCGGCTGGAACGGCACGCTGCTCGCCGTCATCGCGCCCGGCCTGGTCACCGCGTTCGGCGTGTTCTACATGCGGCAGTTCATCGTGAACACCGTCCCGGACGAGCTGATCGAGTCGGCTCGGGTCGACGGCGCCACGACCATGCGGGTGTACGCGACGATCGTGCTCCCGGCCATCCGCCCGGCCCTGGCGGTGCTCGGCCTGCTCACGTTCGTGGCCACCTGGAACGACTTCCAGTGGCCGCTGATCACGCTCAGCGGCACCGACTACCCGACGTCGATGGTGGCGGTCTCCGACCTGGCCAGCGGCAACTACGTGATCTACCGGCGGGTGCTCGCGGGCGCGTTCATCGCCACCGTTCCCCTGCTGGTCATGCTGTTCATCGGTGGACGTCAGATCGTCCGCGGAATCATGGAAGGCGCGGTGAAGTCGTGA
- a CDS encoding glycoside hydrolase family 2 protein produces MSRRTLLHEGWTLRAEPGPAVPPEIAGTAVPASVPGCVHTDLLAAGLIPDPYLDDNENGLTWIGRTDWVYETTFAGQPGDDERVDLVCAGLDTVATVTLNGVEVGRTENQHRSYRFDVRSLLRPDGNTLAVRFDSPYRYAEAHRDRLGDRPNAYPEPFHFIRKTACNFGWDWGPTLVTAGIWRDIGLHAWSTARLASVRPIVTVADDVGRVELHVQVERAGDEPLTVRAAVAGVTADVAVPAGERTAVVTLTVADPALWWPIGYGDQPRYDLDVTLYADDGRELDAAARRIGFRSVRLDTTPDAHGTPFTLHVNDVPVFVKGVNWIPDDAFPNRVTRERLAERFGQAADANVNLLRVWGGGRYESDDFYDLADEMGLLVQQDFLFACAAYPEEEPFRTEVEAEAREQVTRLAGHPSLVLWTGNNENIWGWHDWDWQEPLAGRTWGRGYYLDLLPAIVGELDPTVPYWPGSPWSGSEDVHPNDPAHGTTHIWDVWNTDDYTRYRDYVPRFVAEFGYQAPPAYATLRRALSDDPLTHDSPGMAHHQKAADGDGKLRRGLDAHLPPPADFDDWHYLTQLNQARAIQLGVEHFRSHRPVCTGTVVWQLNDCWPVTSWSAIDGDGRRKPLWYALRRAYADRLLTVQPRDGGLALVAVNETDRAWSGPATVTRLALTGEPRAKTSVDLDVPAYSSVVLALPAELARPDDGRAELLVADAGDTAERALWFFAEDRDVRWPAAQWDATVEPVDGGRRVRVTARTVLRDLTLFPDRLDPAAQVDRALVTLLPGESATFTVHAPGPLDADALTRRPVLRCVNDLV; encoded by the coding sequence GTGAGCCGTCGAACGCTGCTGCACGAGGGGTGGACGCTGCGGGCCGAGCCCGGGCCGGCGGTGCCGCCGGAGATCGCCGGGACGGCGGTGCCGGCGTCGGTCCCCGGTTGCGTCCACACCGACCTGCTCGCGGCCGGCCTCATCCCCGACCCGTACCTGGACGACAACGAGAACGGCCTCACCTGGATCGGCCGCACCGACTGGGTCTACGAGACCACGTTCGCCGGGCAGCCCGGTGACGACGAGCGGGTCGACCTGGTCTGCGCCGGCCTCGACACGGTCGCCACCGTCACGCTCAACGGCGTCGAGGTCGGCCGCACCGAGAACCAGCACCGCTCGTACCGCTTCGACGTCCGCTCGCTGCTGCGCCCGGACGGCAACACCCTCGCCGTACGCTTCGACTCCCCGTACCGGTACGCCGAGGCGCACCGGGACCGGCTCGGTGACCGGCCCAACGCGTACCCGGAGCCGTTCCACTTCATCCGCAAGACCGCCTGCAACTTCGGCTGGGACTGGGGGCCGACGCTCGTCACCGCCGGCATCTGGCGCGACATCGGCCTGCACGCCTGGTCCACCGCCCGGCTCGCGTCGGTCCGGCCGATTGTCACGGTGGCCGACGACGTCGGCCGGGTCGAGCTGCACGTGCAGGTCGAGCGGGCCGGCGACGAGCCGCTGACCGTCCGCGCCGCCGTCGCCGGGGTCACCGCCGACGTCGCCGTACCGGCGGGGGAGCGGACCGCCGTCGTGACGCTCACCGTCGCGGACCCCGCGCTGTGGTGGCCGATCGGGTACGGCGACCAGCCCCGGTACGACCTCGACGTCACCCTGTACGCCGACGACGGCCGGGAGCTGGACGCCGCCGCCCGCCGGATCGGGTTCCGTTCGGTCCGGCTGGACACCACGCCCGACGCCCACGGCACCCCGTTCACGCTGCACGTCAACGACGTGCCGGTGTTCGTCAAAGGCGTCAACTGGATCCCCGACGACGCGTTCCCCAACCGGGTCACCCGGGAGCGCCTCGCGGAGCGGTTCGGCCAGGCGGCCGACGCGAACGTCAACCTGCTGCGCGTCTGGGGCGGCGGCCGGTACGAGTCGGACGACTTCTACGACCTCGCCGACGAGATGGGGTTGCTGGTGCAGCAGGACTTCCTGTTCGCCTGCGCCGCGTACCCGGAGGAGGAGCCGTTCCGCACCGAGGTCGAGGCGGAGGCGCGGGAGCAGGTGACCCGCCTCGCCGGGCACCCGTCGCTGGTGCTCTGGACCGGCAACAACGAGAACATCTGGGGCTGGCACGACTGGGACTGGCAGGAGCCCCTGGCCGGACGCACCTGGGGACGCGGCTACTACCTGGACCTGCTCCCCGCGATCGTCGGCGAGCTGGACCCGACGGTCCCGTACTGGCCGGGTAGCCCCTGGTCCGGCAGCGAGGACGTCCACCCCAACGACCCGGCGCACGGCACCACGCACATCTGGGACGTGTGGAACACCGACGACTACACGCGCTACCGGGACTACGTTCCACGCTTCGTGGCCGAGTTCGGCTACCAGGCGCCGCCCGCGTACGCGACGCTGCGCCGGGCCCTCTCCGACGACCCGCTCACGCACGACTCGCCGGGCATGGCACACCACCAGAAGGCTGCGGACGGGGACGGCAAGCTCCGGCGCGGGCTCGACGCCCACCTGCCGCCGCCCGCCGACTTCGACGACTGGCACTACCTCACCCAGCTCAACCAGGCCCGCGCCATCCAGCTCGGGGTGGAGCACTTCCGCTCGCACCGGCCGGTCTGCACCGGCACCGTCGTGTGGCAGCTGAACGACTGCTGGCCGGTCACGTCCTGGTCGGCGATCGACGGCGACGGCCGCCGCAAACCCCTCTGGTACGCGCTGCGCCGCGCCTACGCCGACCGGCTGCTGACGGTGCAGCCGCGCGACGGCGGGCTGGCGCTGGTGGCGGTGAACGAGACCGATCGGGCGTGGAGCGGGCCGGCCACCGTCACCCGGCTGGCGCTCACCGGGGAGCCGAGGGCGAAGACCTCGGTCGACCTCGACGTCCCCGCGTACTCCTCGGTGGTGCTGGCGCTGCCGGCGGAGCTGGCGCGGCCGGACGACGGCCGCGCGGAACTGCTCGTCGCGGACGCCGGGGACACCGCGGAGCGCGCGCTGTGGTTCTTCGCCGAGGACCGCGACGTGCGGTGGCCGGCGGCGCAGTGGGACGCGACTGTCGAGCCGGTCGACGGCGGCCGGCGGGTCCGGGTGACCGCCCGGACCGTGCTGCGCGACCTGACGCTGTTCCCTGATCGCCTCGATCCGGCCGCGCAGGTGGACCGGGCGCTGGTGACGCTGCTGCCGGGGGAGAGCGCGACGTTCACCGTGCACGCGCCCGGCCCGCTCGACGCCGACGCGCTCACCCGCCGCCCGGTGCTGCGCTGCGTCAACGACCTCGTCTGA
- a CDS encoding ArsR/SmtB family transcription factor gives MSVPLYQAKAELFRTLGHPVRIRVLELLQDGPKPVRDLLAAIDVEASNLSQQLAVLRRAGMVTSYRDGPLVMYALSTPDVADLLAAGRRILGAVLTDRDALLDELRASGTDR, from the coding sequence ATGTCGGTGCCGCTGTACCAGGCCAAGGCGGAGCTGTTCCGCACCCTCGGGCACCCCGTGCGCATCCGGGTGCTCGAACTGCTCCAGGACGGGCCGAAGCCGGTCCGCGACCTGCTGGCCGCCATCGACGTGGAGGCGTCGAACCTCTCCCAGCAGCTCGCCGTGCTGCGCCGCGCCGGCATGGTCACCTCGTACCGGGACGGCCCGCTGGTCATGTACGCGCTCAGCACCCCCGACGTGGCCGATCTGCTCGCCGCCGGACGGCGCATCCTCGGCGCGGTCCTCACCGACCGGGACGCCCTGCTGGACGAGCTGCGGGCCTCCGGGACGGACCGGTGA